A DNA window from Hemibagrus wyckioides isolate EC202008001 linkage group LG11, SWU_Hwy_1.0, whole genome shotgun sequence contains the following coding sequences:
- the si:dkey-43k4.5 gene encoding potassium voltage-gated channel subfamily S member 2, whose protein sequence is MIRDKYNMVNKNLPGCDQTPDDHLVNINVGGLKHSFSSSTLLRFPDTRLCRLLSCDTVEAILQVCDDYDIQEKEFYFDRNPNLFPYVFHFYHTGKLHIMEELCIFSFCQEIEYWGINEFFLDSCCSYLYHDRRLERHHKSWDEESDVSSVDTSVDEISDLNKDIQHFQDMRFGNIRKCLWLTLENPGYSIPSKLFSLVSIIVVLMSVATMCINSIPEYQVHDDSGQLIEDPTMQALEIFCICWFTFEVVTRMILAPNHRKFFLHPLNMIDIVSVVPIYITLIFDLLAGSESELENIGKIVQVLRLMRIFRVLKLARHSTGLRSLGATLRHSYREVGILLLYLAVGVSVFSGVAYTAEYEEDVGLDTIPACWWWGTVSMTTVGYGDVVPVTVAGKLAASGCILGGTLVVALPITIIFNKFSHFYRKQKALEASVRNNNKKGQEQMKEEGSEGDSQCLEDEEKEMENNGENEGGVVNYSYVHNLLSASSTQYAIN, encoded by the exons ATGATTCGGG ACAAATACAATATGGTGAACAAGAACCTTCCTGGTTGTGATCAGACACCAGATGACCACCTGGTTAACATCAACGTGGGTGGTCTAAAGCACAGTTTCTCTTCTAGCACTCTACTGAGGTTTCCAGACACACGGCTGTGTCGCCTTCTGTCCTGTGACACTGTGGAAGCCATTTTACAGGTTTGCGATGACTACGACATTCAAGAGAAGGAATTTTACTTTGACCGAAACCCTAATCTCTTTCCTTATGTTTTCCATTTCTATCATACTGGGAAATTGCACATTATGGAGGAGCTGTGTATCTTCTCCTTCTGCCAGGAGATTGAGTACTGGGGCATAAATGAGTTTTTCTTGGATAGTTGCTGTAGTTATCTTTACCATGATCGCAGGTTAGAGAGGCATCACAAGTCCTGGGATGAGGAAAGTGATGTAAGCAGTGTGGACACTTCTGTGGATGAGATATCCGACCTTAACAAAGATATCCAACATTTCCAGGACATGCGTTTTGGTAATATACGTAAGTGTCTGTGGTTGACCTTGGAAAACCCAGGATATTCCATTCCAAGCAAGCTCTTCAGTTTGGTTTCTATCATTGTTGTGCTAATGTCAGTTGCCACCATGTGCATCAACAGTATCCCAGAGTACCAGGTTCATGACGACAGTGGTCAGCTAATTGAGGATCCAACCATGCAAGCTTTGGAGATTTTTTGCATCTGTTGGTTCACTTTTGAAGTAGTAACACGCATGATCCTTGCACCAAACCATCGGAAGTTTTTCCTTCATCCTTTAAACATGATTGACATTGTTTCAGTGGTACCTATCTACATCACCCTTATTTTTGACCTGCTTGCTGGTAGTGAATCAGAGCTGGAAAACATTGGAAAAATTGTTCAGGTTCTTAGGCTCATGAGGATCTTCAGAGTGCTGAAGTTGGCCAGACACTCAACAGGCCTGAGGTCATTAGGTGCTACATTACGG CACAGTTACAGAGAGGTGGGCATCCTTCTACTGTACCTGGCAGTAGGTGTATCTGTCTTCTCTGGCGTGGCTTACACTGCAGAGTATGAAGAGGATGTTGGTTTGGACACCATTCCTGCTTGCTGGTGGTGGGGTACAGTAAGCATGACCACTGTTGGCTATGGGGATGTAGTACCTGTCACAGTGGCTGGAAAGTTAGCAGCTTCTGGATGTATTCTGGGTGGCACTTTAGTAGTGGCCTTACCCAttaccatcatcttcaacaagTTCTCACATTTTTACCGCAAACAGAAGGCTTTGGAGGCTTCTGtgagaaacaacaacaagaagggACAGGAACAAATGAAGGAAGAAGGATCGGAAGGTGATAGCCAGTGTTTGGAGGATGAGGAAAAGGAAATGGAAAATAACGGGGAGAATGAAGGAGGGGTCGTAAATTACAGTTATGTGCATAATCTGCTTTCAGCATCTTCTACACAATATGCAATCAATTAA
- the LOC131361459 gene encoding odorant receptor 131-2-like: protein MNISRDAFEGVFIKNLISVGLGVIITYINGIFIYAFFKTPIFYTDTRYILYIHLVINDIMMLFISVTLHVMTYTVPLVNVTACCFLLLLASTTADNTTLNLAGMALERYTAICKPLHHPQICTVKRTYICIGLIWLFAIVPALTDIIITLLNQPISYFSTSTMCYSKNIFSSNEHLLKTIFTQTLYLLSVWMTLVFTYFRVLQAANAATADQVMARKARNTILLHGIQLLLCMLAYVTPFLNYIFFALFPNYKSTFMFITYLLANVFPRLLSPLLYGVRDQKMFKHIRTYLAFGQFSTQVGPVGKKPNS, encoded by the coding sequence ATGAACATTAGCCGAGATGCATTTGaaggtgtgtttataaagaatttGATATCGGTTGGATTAGGTGTCATTATAACCTATATCAATGGCATTTTCATATATGCCTTTTTTAAAACTCCAATCTTCTACACTGACAcaagatatattttatatattcaccTTGTCATCAATGACATAATGATGCTTTTCATATCAGTAACTCTGCATGTTATGACTTACACTGTACCACTTGTCAATGTCACAGCCTGCTGTTTTCTGCTTCTGTTGGCCTCAACAACTGCAGACAACACTACACTGAATCTGGCTGGAATGGCCTTGGAACGATACACTGCCATCTGCAAACCACTGCATCACCCTCAGATCTGTACAGTGAAAAGGACCTACATCTGCATTGGTTTGATATGGCTTTTTGCCATTGTGCCTGCTCTAACAGATATCATCATTACCTTACTGAATCAACCTATCAGTTATTTCTCTACATCAACTATGTGCTACAGCAAGAACATTTTTAGCTCTAATGAGCACCTCCTCAAAACAATctttacacaaacactgtatttgTTAAGTGTGTGGATGACATTGGTTTTTACATACTTCAGGGTTCTTCAGGCAGCTAATGCTGCAACTGCTGATCAGGTTATGGCCAGAAAAGCCCGGAACACTATTCTACTCCATGGCATTCAACTTCTTCTCTGCATGCTTGCATATGTCACACCATTTttaaactatatattttttgcattgttCCCTAACTATAAAAGTACATTTATGTTTATCACCTATCTATTGGCTAATGTATTTCCACGACTACTAAGTCCTCTTCTTTACGGAGTCCGAGAtcaaaaaatgtttaaacataTTAGAACATATTTGGCATTTGGTCAGTTTAGCACACAGGTTGGACCAGTGGGCAAGAAACCAAACTCTTAG